Genomic window (Vulpes lagopus strain Blue_001 chromosome 6, ASM1834538v1, whole genome shotgun sequence):
CTTCCCATTCACGCCCCAGCTGGCCGCCCCGCTGCCGCCCACAACCTAGGGATGCTGTTTTGTCCCGGTGCCAATGGCCTCCCACGTGGCCCGTGGGCGTCTCCACCCAGCCCGTGTCTCAGGCCCGGCCCTGTGGCCCAGTGCCAGCACCCTCACGAGGCCCCTCCACCACCTGCCTGAGCAAGGCTCCCGCGGGGCCCGGTCCGCCCCCCGCCCGCACAGCGATGGTCTCTGCCTGGGCTCAGCTCCAGGACCCACGGGGGCCAGGTGACGGGGCACAAGGGACCAGTGGCTGGCTTCTCTGCCACGTCTGGCCATCGCAGGCCACTCGGGAAGCCAGGGGAGGACAGGCTGGAGTGTGGCCAGGTCCGTGCACCTTGTTGCCAAGGCCGACTCCTGAGGACAGACACCTCGGGCCACACGCCTGCCAAACGCCCCTGGTTCCCCGCCCCGCTGCAGCCAGAGCCAAGCTCGGTCATGGAAACAGTGGGCGCCGGCCACAGCCCTCGCTGCAAAGCGGGGTCCCTCGCTGGCATCCTCCGCATCTGTCCAGATGCCCTCAGAGACCGTCGAAAGGACACACGGGCCCCTAATCCAAGTCAGGACAGGGTGGGGCCCGTGTCCTCCGCACTAAACGGCCAGGGGAGGCCagtggaggcagagatgggaggctGTGACCAGCGCTGAGTCTGACCAGTTCCCACCTCTGACCCTGGACAGCAAGGTGACCCCACGAATTGTTCCCCCGCACCGCCTCCCCAACCCGAGGGCCAGAAGGGGTTCCTCTGAGAACAGGCTTCCAGGGCAAGAGTCAAAACAGGGGGGAACCCAAAAGAGGCCAGGTGTCACCCCCTCTCCCACGCACCCCTCCCAGCATCCCTGTTTCCACAGGACTTGCCAAGGACATACCCCAAGAGACCACGTGGGGACAGGATGAGCAGCACTGGCTCAGGTGCAGCAGCTGGGCCCTCAGCCTcacccactgcccccaccccaccccacagcctgccccaccaccccctgcccccagagggcTGGACCCCCTGCAGCCCCTCACCTGTGGCCCTTCCAGGGCAgctgcccccagcaccccctctgctcctcctcctcctccctcctcccctcccaccctctaCTTGCCAACGCAGGAGGAGACAGCACCCCCGGCTCCAGACCAGGGCTCCCCAAGCTCAGAGAGATACTGCCGAGGTTGCGGTCAGAGAGTGGGGCCAGGTGTCCACTTCGGAAGGGCAGGGCTGCAGCCACCGTGTCGTCCCTGGGCCGCTGACGACAGAGGTCTCCCGGGCTCCTGGCTGGGAAGCACGCAAACTCCCAAAAGCCAGACGCCAGGCAACCTCAAGCTGGGGGAGACCAGAGAGGTGAGCGGGGAGCCACAGCCTGCGGAGGGGACCCGGTGACCAGCCAGCCACAGCCTGAGGGGCAGATGGCCGGAAGGGGCTCAGAGAGGGCCTTGCCCTGCACCCACAGCCCGGAGCCCTCCTGGGAGCCGTTGGTTCTAGACACATTCAGGCAACAGGGACGGCGGGCGTCGTGACcaggtggtgggggtgaatgCATGGAGCACACGCCTGGCACGCCACAGGGCTTCACGACGCGGGCTGCACGGTGCCACGCGTGCCACCTGCCGCGTGTGGATCCGCCAGCCAGGAGGCTCGCGAGGCATCCTCAAACAGCCATGTGGACAGCCTCCTGAGGCCTAAGGCAGAGGGCCCCCTCCCCAAATGCTACAGAATCGTCCTTGGCAGGTGGATGCCGGGGCCACGTGGCAAGTGCATGGGGCCAGGGGAcagccccccccaacccctgctcttGGTGCCGTGTGCTCCCAATGACAGGCCAGACTGCATCAGGCACCCTCCCGACCCCACCAGGGCGCCAAGCTGCTTGGGCCTCAGCGCGGTGGGCTTCCCGGGGTCTGTCTCTGTGGGCCCAGCCGAGGGGCTCcagctccccggctccccggctccccaggCTACAATGTCCACCTGGGAGCAAAGCTCCCACCTGATCCCGCTCCTGCTCCCCATCCCACCTGCGCCTGCACCCCACCCTGGCCGCGGGCCCTGGGGTCACCTGGGCCTCAGGCCGCAGGCAGGCGCCTGGCTGAGgtttcccgggggggggggggggggggcgcagagtcCCGTCAAGGCGTCTGTGCGGGTGGAGCCGGTGCACCAGCGACCCCGGGAGCTGGCCCAGacgcccccacccgccccacccGCCCCACCCAGCCCCGCGCGGGCCGTCGGAAGCAGGACTCAGGAAACAGGCAGCGCAGGGCGGCTTTGGATACAAAACTGTAAACACGAGTCTTTAAAATGCCAGAGGCCCCCCCTCCGGCCTAGACTCTGCGCCAGGGGCTCCCCACCACGGGACCCCCAGGGACCAGGCCCCCGCCCGCTCCGTCCTCCCGCGCGCACCGGCCACGGGCTGGGGGACCGTCCGCGCgctggggcgcgggggcgcggggcgcgcggcgaGTCCGCGGTCCGGGGGATTCCTGAGATGAAGAAGCGGCCGCGGCGGCCCCGGCGCCCTGGGGGCGCGCCCCACCGCATCCGGCCGCACGGGCCCTGTCACGTGCCCAGGGCGTCGCGCGTGGGCGAGGGCCCGTGGGGGCGGCCGGGCGGGCCgtgcagcggcggcggcggcggcaccgaGTTGCGCTGCGCGGGCGGCGGCTGCAGCTCCAGCGCGAGCGCGGGCGGCGGGAAGTCGCGCACCTGGCGGCGGTACTCGAGGAAGGTGCAGGCCTTGGTGGCCAGCGCCACCACGTTCTTGCCCACGAAGATGGCCGAGACGCGGCTGTCGCGGAACAGGGCCATGTTGGCGGCGCGCGCCAGCACGGCCACCACGTTGACGGTGGCGAGGCTGAGCACGGGGTAGAGCATCATCTTCTGCGGCGCGATGTGCTCGCCCTGCATGCTGACCTCGCTGAGCGCCACGCAcggcagcaccagcagcagcatgTAGCAGTAGAAGAAGGTGAGGCCCTCGGCCCACAGCGGCAGCCCGGTGCGCGGCGGCTCCCACAGGTTGGCCTGCATGTCCAGCAGGTCCAGCAGGTCCAGCGCCACCCAGAAGAGGCGGCCCCGCAGGTCCTCGCGCTTGCGGAAGGTGCGCACGTACTCCATGCGGTCGAGCGCCACGAGCAGCAGGAACAGGCCGGGCACGCACACCGACAGCAGCAGCGTCAGCGCCTTGCGCGCCACCGGGTCGGCCGCGCCCCTGCGCGCCGCCTTGTAGTTCTGGAAGATGAAGTAGAGCTTGATCTCCAGCACGAAGATGTAGAGGAAC
Coding sequences:
- the TMEM121 gene encoding transmembrane protein 121 yields the protein MVLPPPDRRHVCLTTLVIMGSMAVMDAYLVEQNQGPRKIGVCIIVLVGDVCFLLVLRYVAVWVGAEVRTAKRGYAMILWFLYIFVLEIKLYFIFQNYKAARRGAADPVARKALTLLLSVCVPGLFLLLVALDRMEYVRTFRKREDLRGRLFWVALDLLDLLDMQANLWEPPRTGLPLWAEGLTFFYCYMLLLVLPCVALSEVSMQGEHIAPQKMMLYPVLSLATVNVVAVLARAANMALFRDSRVSAIFVGKNVVALATKACTFLEYRRQVRDFPPPALALELQPPPAQRNSVPPPPPLHGPPGRPHGPSPTRDALGT